A window of candidate division WOR-3 bacterium genomic DNA:
GACAAACGGGTGAGTTCACCAGCGGAAGATATTCATAGCAGTTGTTGCAAAGAAAACCGTCGGTTGTTTCTTTGTCGCACACAAGGCAGGAATGCGGAAAGAGGAAATCCCGGAACGCCGCTGTAATTTCCTTGAGAAGCCTCAACTTTTTTTCTTATACGATTTCACCAAAATCACAAATCCCAGGATTATCGTCGCCAGGGAAATTATTTGATTAATCCAGAGATTTGCGTTGTTTTCGTAGTACCGGATAAAGTCTATGCCGAAGCGGAAGCCGCCGGCGAATATCAGATAGAAAGAAAAAATTTCACCGAGGACGTGCTTTTTATAAAGTTTTCTCCAGAGAAAGAAGAAGAGCGCCAGACCGAAGAGTGATGAATATAATTGAGTGGGATGAATCGTTGTCCCGGGGAACTGACTGCCTGCCGCACAGTTGCCCGGAAATTCCACTGCCCACGGTAGATGGGAGGGAATGCCGTAACAGCAGCCGTTCAGAAAACAGCCGATGCGGGTGAAGAATTCACCAAGTGCGATCGCCGGAGCGATGATGTCTCCGACGAGCAAGACGGATATTTTTTCTTTCTTTAAATAGATGATCCCTGCCGTCAGGCCGCCGAGAAAACCGCCGAAGAACATCATTCCGCCCCTCCAGAGGGCGAAGATTTCCAGAACGTTATGTTCGTATTGAGCCCAATGGAAAATCACATAAAGAACTCTTCCGCCGACAATGACCCCGAGCATGACATAGAAAGCAAGATTTTCGATCACCACCAAGGGGATATTGAATTTCTTTGCGGCTTTTTTGACGAAAAATATGGCAAAGAGAAAAGAAATCACCAGCATCACTCCATAAGAGGGGATGCCGAATTCACCAATCTGAATCAGGATTGGTCTCATTGTTCCTCTTTTTTAGCCTCTTCTATTATGCGTTTTGTTATCTCCTTGGGCACCTCTTCATAGTGATGGAATTTCATATTAAAATATCCCCTGCCCTGGGTGAGGGAACGCAGGCTCGTCGAATATTTATACATCTCGGCTTCAGGAACAAGGGCTTTAATCTTCTGGATTTTACCCTCTCCCTCCATTCCCATTATCTTGCCGCGGCGGCTGTTCAGGTCGCCCATTACGTCACCCATATAGGTCTCCGGGACATAAATCTCGACTTCACTGATCGGTTCGAGCAGGACCACACCGCCTTTTTCGGCATTCGCCTTGATCGCCATAGAGGCGGCTATTTTAAAGGCGATGTCCGATGAATCAACCGGATGGTATGAACCCTCATACACGGTGACTTTGACGTCGGTTATCGGATACCCGGCGAGAAACCCCTGCTGAAGTGCTTCTTTCACACCCTTTTCAACCGAAGGGATGTAGCGGGAGGGGATTTTACCGCCGACAATCGCGTTGACAAATTCAAAACCGGCACCCCGTTCTAAAGGTTCAATCCTCAACCAACAGTCACCGTATTGTCCATGGCCCCCGGTCTGTTTTTTGTATTTACCCTGTGCCTCTGATTTTTTCGTAAATGTTTCACGGTACTTAATTTTCGGTTTGGTCAAATCGACGCTCACCCCGTATTTTCTCTTGAGGCGGGAGAGGATGATGTCGAGATGCAGTTCACCGATTCCAGAGATTATCAGCTGTTTTATTTCCGGATCAAAGGCAAAAGAGAAGGTTGGGTCTTCGTCGTGGAGGCGGGTTAAGCCGTTCGAAATTTTTTCCTCATCACCTTTCGCCTTGGGTACGATCGCCATTGAGATCGAAGGCAGAGGGAATTCTATTTTCGGCAGTACGACATTAAGTTTACTTGAAGCAAGGGTGTCACTTGTATGGCTGTCTTTTAATTTCACCAGACCGCCGATCATCCCGCAGCTGAGCTGATTGGTCTCTTTTCTTTCTTTTCCTTTGATAAGAAAGATTTGGTTGATTTTTTCATCGCTCGATTTTGTGGTATTCTTGACGACGTCGCCGCTCTTGAGTTTGCCGCTCAGCACCTTGATTAAGCACATTTCACCGAGATGCGGCTCCACGGTGGTTTTGAAGACATAGCCGAGAAACGGCGAATCTTCACTCCTTTTTATTTTTGTTCCGTCCACATCAAGTTCTGGCAGGTCTGTGGGAGCCGGCATAAAGGTCGTCACCGCCTCGATGAGGTTGTGGATACCAATCAGTTCCAGGGCGTCGCCGGCAAAACATAGGGCGATCTTCCCCTGAACAATTCCCTGTTTTACCGCATCAAGACATTCTTTGAACTCGATTTCCTGTCCTTCCACATATTTGTTCATCAAGGTTTCATCAAAATCCGCCGCCGCTTCAGTCATCTTTTCGGCATATTCTGATACTTTTTTCTCCATTTCTGCGGGCATCGCTTCTTCTTTTCCCTGAGCGCCAAAAGCCTTTTTCTTCAGCACGTCGATGACCGCCTTGAATCCCTGGGCTTCTCCGACCGGGATTGTAAGTGGAACGATACTTCGTTTGGTTATGGTCTTAAGCTCAGAGAACACTTTATAAAAGTCCGCATTCTCTTTTTTTAATTTGTTGATGAAAAATATCAGGGGAAGATTTTTTTCCTCGATCTTTTGCAGAAGACGTTCCGTGCCGACTTCAATGCCGCTGGCTGCGTCGATAACCATGACGGCATTGTCGATGGCTTCAATTCCACTGACCGCTTCTCCGATAAAGTCAGAATAACCAGGGGTATCCACGATATTGATGAGAATGTCTTTGTATTCAAAGGTCGCCAGACCGAGATTCAGACTGCATACGCGTTCGATCTCTTCCGGGTCGTAATCGAATACCGATGTTTTCTCGGCGACTTTGCCGAATCTGTTATTCGCTCCTGTGCAGAACAGAAATGCGTCAGCGATCGTCGTCTTGCCGCAGCCTGCATGTCCGAAAAAACCTATATTTCTAACACTTTTTACCGCCATTTTGACTCCTCCTTCAGAATAATTTTTTTGAGACAGCTATAGTGAGCTCATCCTTTAATAATTCACTGATTAATTCAAGTGTTCCATGATGAATGGTCTTTTCCCGTTTTACCATAACCCCGCCGATTATTTTGTCGTTTGTGTTGATTTTATACTTCAATCCTTTTTTCTGTAGAAATTTTTTTAATGTCGCACCGTGCTTCTCCAGGTCTTTTTTATTAAGTATCAACTCTCCGTCTTTTTCTCCGCTGTTTTCTATAAGCTCTTTGAGAAAATCAAGATATTTCTTGTGCGTCGTTAATTTCTTAAGGGCTTCGGAAATAACCTCCTGGATTAATTTTCTCTTTTCAAAAACGAGGACTTTATTCAATTCTAATCTTTTCTGTGAAACGGCCCTCAATATTTCGGCTTTTTTCCGGGCATCTGCTTCCTGCTCGATCTCTTTTCTCTTTGCCGCAAGCTTTTCCTCTGAAGCCTTTTTGATCTTGGCAGCCTCTTCTTTGTATTTCTTCAGAATATTCTCAGTTTCTTTTTTCGCATCGCTGATAATCTTTTCAGTAACGGTTTGCGTAGCCATTTTAGATCTTCATTTGAACCACGGCGAGAATCGTGACGATTAATCCCAGCACCGCATAGAACTCAACCAGAATTCCATAAATCATCGCCTTCGCCGCTTCTGTCGGTCTTTTTGCAACCATCTCCACTCCTGCAGTGCAGACCTTACCCTGCCAGATTGCTGAGGCGATGCAGGCGATCGCAACGGGCATGGCAGCAAAGAAGATCTGGAGTCCCTGTTGCAGACTTAGAGCGACGATTTCTCCGCCGAAGATACCGATTTTCTGCAGAACCATAAAGGCTCCGATAAAACCATAAACACCTTGAGTACCGGGTAATGCGACAAGGATCAACAGGCTACCGAATTTTTCAGGGTCTTCACTCAAAACACCATTGGCTGCTTGAGCTGCGTAACCGATTCCAATTGCTGAACCAATTCCTCCAAGAATTGCAGCAAGTGCACCACCTGCAATTGCTATTGCCAAGCCAAAAGATTCTGTCATTTTACCTCCTTTTTATCTTCTGCTGCATTACAGCAGACAGATGCTTCTCCGCCGCAAACTGCCGGCATAAATATATCTTTACTCAAATTCAACATAATTGGTCTCAAAACCAAACGGTTTGAAAGGTTTACTGCCTCCATTGTAAAATCTTCCGAAGAACTCGATATATTGGAGACGCATTGTATGGATAAATCCACCCAGTGCGTTGATCACGATATTAAAGAGATGACTGGGGATAAGAATCAAGACGACCAGGATAAAACCCACAATCGGAATACCAGTAATCATCCAGGCGATTTTGTTTATCGCTATCGCGATGACACCGGTGACCATGCCCAGCGCCATAAGGCGTACATAGGAAAGTATAACCCCCAAGTAACTGGAAATTCCATAAAGATTATACAATCCCCAGGCAATTTTTCCGAGTACTTTTTTTGCTTCTTTAAAACGGATTATTTCCACAATCAATAAAGGAATTATCAGGGCATAGATGTACGAAGGTATCTGAATCTGGTACTTGAACCCGACCACTTTACCCATTGTGCTTGTTAACAACACCCAGACCAGGAAGATTATCGGCGCCCAGATGAGTTGATCCAGTACCGGCGGGTCTCCTTCAGGATGTGAGCCGATGATGATCCCGACCACGCAGAGCCACAGAATTATTTCGAGAATCATTTTAGCCAGGATGGAAGAATTGAATAGTGTGAAGTAGAGTAATATCGACGGCAGGAAAATAAACCATGTCAGATTTGCAAAGACCGCCTGACCATACTCACGGTTCTTCATTGAATCATATACTTCAATGCCGATACCGAGCATCATATGGATGAATCCCAGTCCCAGTGCGATGCCGATGAAGATCATCGGATCCTTTAATGGATCAAAGAGCATCAGTGCCTGACGGAATCGAATCAACGGGGTTATACCGATGTATTCAAAAAGGTCGCCCACCCAGCCGCCGACCATTGCACCGGCGAAGATCGTGAGAATGCCGCCGACCAGTATAATCCAGATGAGACTGCGGTCGCCGGCGACTTTTTTCAGAAGATACATTGAGAAAAGGATTAACACTATGCCGTATACGGCATCGGTTATACATAAAGCGAAAAAGACAGGGAAGAAGAATGCCAGAAACGGAGTGGGGTCGAACTCGTGTGGTTCAGGCATACTGTATAGTTTTATCAGTATTTCGTAGGGTTGACTCCACTTCGGATTCTGAAGCGCAACCGGAGGTTTTTCGTCGGGCTCTGGTTTTACCTTTTCATAAACAGCAAGTTCTGCTTTTTCTATCAATGCGTCGAGGCGTTTTATATCCCGTTTTTTTATCCATCCTATAATGTTAACCGTGGCTGCAGTTTCAGGCAGGGACTCTGCGATTTCTTCTTTCTTCTGTTCGTTTACAAACAGATCATAGGTCAGCTCCAGGATGGAAATTTCCCTGGACAGTTCAGCTTCTCTCTTTTGCAGTACTTCAAGGCGGTTCTTGAGTTCTTTCATCTCTTTCCTTATTGACGCAAGGATATCTTCGGGCTTTCCTGTAAACTCCTTGAAATCGACTATTTCACACTCGTTTTCAATTAACAGGGCACGGAATTGATGGCTCTGTTCTTTCTTTATAAAAAATATGTAATATAAAGTCGGACCTGTTGTATTGACCACTTCAAAGGAATAAGGGATCGCCTCGACTTTTTCCAGAAGCTTTTCCAGAATTTCCTTTGAAGGGATGATGCAGGGTACCGCCTCGGTCTGTTTAAAAGAGCGCAACAACCCGAGGTCGTATTTCATCGGCGCCCACGGTGTGAGAAGAGCGCGCTTTTCTTCGAGTGCGTGAAGGCGGACTTCACTTTTTTCTTTTTCTGTTTTTACCCTTTCGAGCTCAGCCACTGTTTTTGCATAGTCATAAGAGCGGACAGACTTTTCAAACTCTTCAAAGCGAATCGGTTTTTTTATTTTAATGAATGTTTCCAGAATGCTTCTTTTCTTATAGCCGGCGAGCTGGCTCAGGGCGTCGCTGATCTTCATCAACTGGTCAGAGCTTCTTGCTGAGGACTCTTCCAGCTCGGTAATGTGTACCAGGCCCTCTTTCTGCAACTCCTTAAGGAATTTTTCCTTGATGCTTTTATGGATGACTATATGAATCTTTTCTACCGGGATGATGGCCATTTAAGAATTATTTCCTGGACACTTTTCAGTGCCTTTTCTTTGTTCTGCTTATACGCACCCTGTAATTTTTTTATCTCTTTATCGTGGGCTTTCTCCAGTTTTTTGATCTCTTCTTTAATTACTTCTTCGGCTTCAGACAATTTTTTGTCTATCAGTTTTTCTCTCTCGGCGTCCAGCGCATTCAATGATTCTTCGGCATGCGTCAGTTCCTGCTCCACTAATTTTTGTCCTTTAATTTCGGCATCTTTCTTTAATTTTTCGGCTTTTTCTTCGGCTTTCTTTATTTCTTCAATTAATTTCATAACAGTTATTTTAGCCAGAATCCAAAGAAAGTCAAGAGAAAACGGCTGTTGGCAGGTAAATATTTGAGTAACTAATGGGATCAAATCTCAACATTCAGCATTAGCCAAGAAGGAAAAGAGAATCACAAATACATTTGCTGGTGATGGTAATTTTTTATGCGGAAAGTTAAGCGTTTTTATACTGTTTTTTAATACGGAAGGCAAAGAGGAGAATGAATATACCGATCGCAACCAGTATTGTTGAAGATAAAAAAGCCATGCGATATGCAAATACCTGAGTTGAACCTGATTTTATTAAAAGATCAACTAAAGGACCGGCAATAAGGGTGCCGGCGACTCCCCAGCTGAGGAAGAAGGTGGCATTGAAGAGGGCAAATTGTTTACCGCGGTGCTCAGGTGGTATCAATTTTGAAGCATAAGAATATGAAGCCGCCAGAATTATTACTTCTGAGACGCCGGCGAGGAAATTGCTGAAGAATATTATCTGGAGGGTCTGTCCGAGCATAAAACCCAGCAGATTCAATATCGCGATGATCGTTCCTGATAAAAGAAGAGCGGCGTCACTGAAGCGGCGGGCGAGTTTTGACACCAGGATGCCCATAATGAAAAGTGCTGCTGATTGCATATTGACGATATAACCCAGGAGATTGCTCGAGACATTAAATCCCTGGTCAAGGACAAGATATTGTGCCTTGATGATAGCTATTGAATTTCTTCCGAAGTTGATGAAGATCATCGCCAGGAGAAAGATAAGAAATGGTTTTGAGTAGACAAAGAGTTTGATTCCCTGTTGCGTTCCTTCTTTTTTCTCTTTTTCAGCAATCCCTCCTTCAGGAACAAAGAACATCGGTATGGTCGAGAGGAGCATTATTCCCGATGCGATGAAGAAGAGAAGTCCTTTGTCAAAACCCCATCCTTCATAGTATCGTGACAGCCCGTCATAGGCGAGCCCGCCGATCCATACTCCCAGAATTCTTCCGAGTGCTCCGATACTTGAGAGCTTCCCCAGAATACTGGTTCGTTCCTGTTCTGGATAGAGATCAGAGATGATTGCACTCCAGCCGATATTTGACATGGACCAGAAGATTTCAATAAAGGACAACCCGAGAATGATGATGTAGCCGGCTACATATTTACTCGTGGGAAGGGTATGCAGGAACCAGACCAGTACCGTAAATAACGCCGCTAAGATTTCACCGACGATAATGAGCGTTCTTCGCTTCTGATAGCGGTCAGAGAGCACGCCCCAGATAAACGTCTGAAAGACAATATTTAGAATCATCGGAAAGGTTGCAAAGAACGTGGTTTCGGTTACACTCAGGCCGAGAAAAAATCTGAGATACACAGAGAGATAGCTGTAAAAAAGGCCCCGTCTGAACATCGCCAGAATTTGAAAGGATGCTATGCCGGGAAAGGTTTTTCTTTTATTCTTTGCTTCCACTTTCTTTCATTGAAAAATTTTATACATCAAAGACAATCGTGGCTTCATAACCGTTTTTCTGCTTTTTTACTGTCAGATTATGGTAGGTGACATTTTTGATATCGGTTTTTATTTTATGCCTTTTCAAATCAAAGAGGTCGCCGTTTATCCGTGCGGAAAGTTTTAACTGCTGGAGTGAAATATCGTAATTCATCGGGATAAATCTGTGAACCGAAAAGTTATAGAGCAATTCCCGACACCAGTCGATAAGCAGTTCTTCAAGATTTTCGGCTTCAACTACTATTTCGATTTCTTTCTTTATCGCCAGTTTTCCGGATATCTGGATTTCAAAGATTGCCTGAGCAGTGTTGATAAACAGTTCTTCTACGGTTGAGCCGAAAACCCTGATGCCGAGGTCGGCCGTGTGATTGAGATATTCGAATTTTTTCCTCGCCATTTCCACAGTGTATTCAAAATAGAGTAGAATGTCAATAAACACAATTGTTGAATTATTACACTGGGTACTTGATTCTCGATATTGGATGAAACGGAGAATAAAAGATTGTTATTGTTGACAGAGTGCTTGATTTATAATATAATACCTTGATTATGGATAGAAAAGAAAATCTCTATGAAAAAAACCTTACCCGTTTAAAGAAGATCGCCGAGAAAAAGGGTTATGTCTTCAACTCCAATGAGGACTGGGTGAAACAGGTAATCAGGTTGATGACGAATAACTTTGAAGAGTATGGAAAATATTTTTGTCCCTGTAAACAGCACCATCCCGTGGACCCAGAGGTTGATGTCGTCTGTCCCTGTCCGACCCTTGATAAGGAGGTTGCGGAAGAAGGTTTTTGTCACTGCCGGCTGTTTTATCGTAAAGGTTTTGAGAAGAAACAGATGGATATTCTCAAGACCATTACCTGTCCTGGCTGAGCGTCCAAGATGTCAGCTGCGCAGTTGGCGCAGGCGCTTGCAATCCTACCGCGGCCAAAGGATAAAAACCTCCTCGTGGGCGTAAATACTGCTGATGACGCGGGTGTTTATAAAATCAGTGCAAACTCGGCTGTTGTATATACGGTTGACATTCTTACTCCGGTGGTCAGGTCTCCTTATCTGTACGGCAAGATCGTCGCCGCCAATTCTATTTCTGATATCTATGCAATGGGAGGCGACCCGAAACTCGCTCTTAATATAATAGGTTTTCCCGACAACGGAGATCCGGAGACCCTGGGTGAAATTCTAAGAGGCGGTCATGAAAAGGCTCAGGAGGCGGGTGTGACCATTCTCGGCGGACATACCTTTGTCACCAAAGAGATAAAATACGGCCTTTCGGTTATCGGCTATATTCATCCGGATAAGATCATCACGAATGCCGGAGCAAAGCCCGGTGATGTTATTGTTTTGACAAAACCGATCGGCAGCGGGCTTCTTATCCAGGCCGTTCTGGTCGGTGAAGCCGAAGGAATCGACTTCACACCGGTGGTTAATGCAATGACGGCCCTGAACCGTGATGCTTCCCTTGCAATGAGAAAAGCCGGGGTCAATGCGGCGACCGATATCACGGGATTCGGACTTATCGGACATCTGGTTGAGATGGCTGAAGCAAGCAGGGTCGGCATTGAACTGGATGCCTCCCGGTTTCCTATCCACAAAGGCGCACTGGAAATTCTCGGTAAAGGCGTGGAAGATCCCGGGATCACCATGAACCTGACCTCATTCGATAGTCGCGTGGACAGAACCGCGGTTGATGAGTCCATTGGTAAGATAATATTCAGTTCCGAGACCTCAGGTGGTCTGGCGATCGCTCTTCCTGAGAAGAATTTAGAGGTTTTCAGAAAGCACTATACGGGTCCTGCTCCGGTGATTGGAAGGGTTACCGGAGAGAATGCGGGCCAGGTGATTGTCAAAGACCGGTTTTGATCTTTATAGAGTTAGTTTATTCGATCACTAGGTGGAGTCAGACAAAGCCGAAAGATCGTTTTCTTGCGATAGATTCTGCTGTTTAATTTTGTTATTTATTGTGTTCGGAATTTCCTCCCCACATATACCAGCCGTCGTCATCTTTATCTCCGGTTTCAATGCCGTATAAAAGGCCGTTATCACAGGAGACAAAGACGAATCCTTTCGCCACCGCCGGTTGAAAACTGACCGCGCCTTCGAGCTTTTCTTTCCAGAGAAGCTTTCCGTCTTTTTCCCTCAAACAGAAGATTTCTCCGTTTCCTGAGCCGATAAAGAGTTTTTTATTTGCATAAGCAGGCGGTGCAAAGACTCTGCCGCCGACACCTTCGGTGGTTAAATCATCATACTTCTGCACCCATTTGACCTCACCGCTTTTTATATCCACGGCCTGGATTTCGTTTCCCATGGCATTATAAGAGCAGCCTCCGCGTACGACCGGCCGCGAGCCCTGATATGCCCAGCAGCCCACGACAGAATATTGCCCCACATTCGTCTTCGCCTGATCAAGCTTCGCTGCCGCCGGAGCGCTTCCGAATCCGACACTTGCATCAAGATTTTCCTGAACGGCGGTATTCGCCGTTGTGCGTCCATACACGAGATACGGCGCTTCCCTGAGCGTCCATGGTTCTTTTTGTTCCTGCGCGCCATCTTTGTTGTTCAAGGTTGCGATACCTTCGTACTGTTTGATTGAATCCCTGCCGCTTTCCACTTCCTGACGGAGGCTGATAAAGATTCGGTCGTTGTGGATCGTGGGGGCACAGGTGGCGTTCTTTTTCTGAGACCACACAAGCTTGCCGTTGATTGTGTTGTATCTATACACGGTGCCGTCGAAACAGGTCAGATAAACAGAGTTTTTGTAAATCACGGGTGCGGATATCAAA
This region includes:
- a CDS encoding MFS transporter, encoding MEAKNKRKTFPGIASFQILAMFRRGLFYSYLSVYLRFFLGLSVTETTFFATFPMILNIVFQTFIWGVLSDRYQKRRTLIIVGEILAALFTVLVWFLHTLPTSKYVAGYIIILGLSFIEIFWSMSNIGWSAIISDLYPEQERTSILGKLSSIGALGRILGVWIGGLAYDGLSRYYEGWGFDKGLLFFIASGIMLLSTIPMFFVPEGGIAEKEKKEGTQQGIKLFVYSKPFLIFLLAMIFINFGRNSIAIIKAQYLVLDQGFNVSSNLLGYIVNMQSAALFIMGILVSKLARRFSDAALLLSGTIIAILNLLGFMLGQTLQIIFFSNFLAGVSEVIILAASYSYASKLIPPEHRGKQFALFNATFFLSWGVAGTLIAGPLVDLLIKSGSTQVFAYRMAFLSSTILVAIGIFILLFAFRIKKQYKNA
- the selD gene encoding selenide, water dikinase SelD → MSAAQLAQALAILPRPKDKNLLVGVNTADDAGVYKISANSAVVYTVDILTPVVRSPYLYGKIVAANSISDIYAMGGDPKLALNIIGFPDNGDPETLGEILRGGHEKAQEAGVTILGGHTFVTKEIKYGLSVIGYIHPDKIITNAGAKPGDVIVLTKPIGSGLLIQAVLVGEAEGIDFTPVVNAMTALNRDASLAMRKAGVNAATDITGFGLIGHLVEMAEASRVGIELDASRFPIHKGALEILGKGVEDPGITMNLTSFDSRVDRTAVDESIGKIIFSSETSGGLAIALPEKNLEVFRKHYTGPAPVIGRVTGENAGQVIVKDRF
- the lgt gene encoding prolipoprotein diacylglyceryl transferase — its product is MRPILIQIGEFGIPSYGVMLVISFLFAIFFVKKAAKKFNIPLVVIENLAFYVMLGVIVGGRVLYVIFHWAQYEHNVLEIFALWRGGMMFFGGFLGGLTAGIIYLKKEKISVLLVGDIIAPAIALGEFFTRIGCFLNGCCYGIPSHLPWAVEFPGNCAAGSQFPGTTIHPTQLYSSLFGLALFFFLWRKLYKKHVLGEIFSFYLIFAGGFRFGIDFIRYYENNANLWINQIISLATIILGFVILVKSYKKKS
- a CDS encoding archease; amino-acid sequence: MARKKFEYLNHTADLGIRVFGSTVEELFINTAQAIFEIQISGKLAIKKEIEIVVEAENLEELLIDWCRELLYNFSVHRFIPMNYDISLQQLKLSARINGDLFDLKRHKIKTDIKNVTYHNLTVKKQKNGYEATIVFDV
- the fusA gene encoding elongation factor G; amino-acid sequence: MAVKSVRNIGFFGHAGCGKTTIADAFLFCTGANNRFGKVAEKTSVFDYDPEEIERVCSLNLGLATFEYKDILINIVDTPGYSDFIGEAVSGIEAIDNAVMVIDAASGIEVGTERLLQKIEEKNLPLIFFINKLKKENADFYKVFSELKTITKRSIVPLTIPVGEAQGFKAVIDVLKKKAFGAQGKEEAMPAEMEKKVSEYAEKMTEAAADFDETLMNKYVEGQEIEFKECLDAVKQGIVQGKIALCFAGDALELIGIHNLIEAVTTFMPAPTDLPELDVDGTKIKRSEDSPFLGYVFKTTVEPHLGEMCLIKVLSGKLKSGDVVKNTTKSSDEKINQIFLIKGKERKETNQLSCGMIGGLVKLKDSHTSDTLASSKLNVVLPKIEFPLPSISMAIVPKAKGDEEKISNGLTRLHDEDPTFSFAFDPEIKQLIISGIGELHLDIILSRLKRKYGVSVDLTKPKIKYRETFTKKSEAQGKYKKQTGGHGQYGDCWLRIEPLERGAGFEFVNAIVGGKIPSRYIPSVEKGVKEALQQGFLAGYPITDVKVTVYEGSYHPVDSSDIAFKIAASMAIKANAEKGGVVLLEPISEVEIYVPETYMGDVMGDLNSRRGKIMGMEGEGKIQKIKALVPEAEMYKYSTSLRSLTQGRGYFNMKFHHYEEVPKEITKRIIEEAKKEEQ
- a CDS encoding V-type ATP synthase subunit K, translated to MTESFGLAIAIAGGALAAILGGIGSAIGIGYAAQAANGVLSEDPEKFGSLLILVALPGTQGVYGFIGAFMVLQKIGIFGGEIVALSLQQGLQIFFAAMPVAIACIASAIWQGKVCTAGVEMVAKRPTEAAKAMIYGILVEFYAVLGLIVTILAVVQMKI
- a CDS encoding ferredoxin:thioredoxin reductase, translated to MDRKENLYEKNLTRLKKIAEKKGYVFNSNEDWVKQVIRLMTNNFEEYGKYFCPCKQHHPVDPEVDVVCPCPTLDKEVAEEGFCHCRLFYRKGFEKKQMDILKTITCPG